One region of Termitidicoccus mucosus genomic DNA includes:
- a CDS encoding polysaccharide lyase family protein → MTKTRPRHSISRARLLAGLAVLPLCASLHASPPAARPVALEEDAKAIVLSNGLVRAELDRASGNLVRLWLGERQVLSNPSYLDWHTGGSQRLARPAVSIPADPRANGGAKAEVVFAQQGRGEIDVALHYVMLPGERALRMFAVFSHPADRREFRMAQARYVTRLSDKLFETVSVDAERFRELPPFDTPVEALGPKESLRFTAGPWQGGITDKYHYFTDAGGHFVHGWTGKDSKLGCWIVYGSTEDQNGGPTRQHNTAHWQRILLKILACSHYGAPNTVAPAGRVWEKVYGPWMLYLNEGDAPAALRADAERQAAAERAAWPAAWIEHPAFAGAAERGGVRGRLVVRDPQAPGASAAGAWVGLAEPSPDWQQQALNYQHWVRADAQGRFSIPAARAGGYTLYAFVGGVLGEFRRAGIVVTAGGASDLGELVWTPGRHGRQLWEIGTADRTAKEFRHGDDHRHWGLWLKYPREFPEDVVFTIGQSDWRRDWNYAQVTRAGTDGRHRGTTWRVLFDGDEAAAKAGGDAVLRLAFAGTHGAVLRVLVNGREAAVLRDFPGDNAMIRAGIHGQYSARDVRFPSGWLRAGRNEIALEQQEGGAPAKYIMYDYLRLEVP, encoded by the coding sequence ATGACAAAGACACGGCCCAGGCATTCCATCAGTCGCGCGCGGCTGCTCGCGGGACTGGCGGTCCTGCCGCTTTGCGCTTCCCTGCACGCCTCGCCCCCGGCCGCGCGGCCGGTTGCATTGGAGGAGGACGCGAAAGCCATCGTTCTTTCCAACGGGCTCGTGCGCGCCGAGCTGGACAGGGCCTCCGGCAACCTCGTCCGGCTCTGGCTCGGCGAACGGCAGGTCCTGTCCAACCCGAGTTATCTCGACTGGCACACGGGCGGCTCGCAGCGGCTCGCCAGGCCCGCGGTTTCCATCCCGGCGGACCCGCGGGCGAACGGCGGCGCGAAGGCCGAGGTGGTTTTTGCGCAGCAGGGCCGAGGCGAGATCGATGTCGCGCTGCACTACGTGATGCTGCCCGGCGAGCGGGCGTTGCGCATGTTCGCGGTGTTTTCGCATCCGGCCGATCGCCGGGAATTCCGCATGGCGCAGGCGCGTTATGTCACGCGCCTGTCGGACAAGCTCTTCGAGACGGTCTCCGTGGACGCGGAACGGTTTCGCGAGCTGCCGCCCTTCGACACGCCGGTCGAGGCCCTCGGGCCGAAGGAATCGCTGCGTTTCACCGCGGGGCCGTGGCAAGGCGGGATCACCGACAAATATCACTACTTCACGGATGCCGGCGGCCATTTTGTCCATGGCTGGACGGGGAAGGATTCGAAGCTGGGCTGCTGGATTGTCTATGGCAGCACGGAGGACCAAAACGGCGGCCCCACGCGCCAGCACAACACCGCGCACTGGCAGCGCATTCTCCTGAAAATCCTGGCCTGCTCCCACTACGGCGCGCCCAACACGGTGGCGCCCGCCGGTCGCGTCTGGGAAAAGGTTTACGGCCCGTGGATGCTTTACCTCAACGAGGGGGACGCGCCCGCGGCGCTCCGCGCCGACGCGGAGCGCCAGGCCGCGGCCGAGCGCGCCGCCTGGCCCGCGGCGTGGATCGAGCATCCGGCCTTTGCCGGGGCGGCGGAGCGGGGCGGCGTCCGCGGGCGCCTGGTCGTGCGCGATCCGCAGGCGCCGGGCGCGTCCGCCGCCGGGGCCTGGGTCGGCCTCGCGGAGCCGTCGCCCGACTGGCAGCAGCAGGCGTTGAATTACCAGCACTGGGTGCGCGCCGACGCGCAGGGCCGCTTTTCCATCCCGGCGGCGCGCGCCGGCGGCTATACCCTGTATGCCTTTGTCGGCGGCGTGCTGGGCGAATTCCGGCGCGCCGGCATCGTCGTGACGGCGGGCGGGGCGAGCGATCTCGGCGAACTCGTCTGGACGCCCGGGCGGCACGGACGCCAGCTCTGGGAAATCGGCACGGCCGACCGCACCGCGAAGGAGTTTCGCCACGGCGACGACCACCGGCACTGGGGGCTCTGGCTGAAATACCCGCGGGAATTCCCGGAGGATGTCGTGTTCACAATCGGCCAAAGCGACTGGCGGCGGGATTGGAATTACGCGCAGGTGACGCGCGCCGGGACCGACGGACGCCATCGCGGCACCACCTGGCGCGTGCTTTTCGACGGTGACGAAGCGGCGGCCAAAGCCGGCGGCGACGCCGTGCTGCGTCTTGCCTTTGCGGGCACGCACGGCGCGGTGTTGCGCGTGCTCGTCAACGGGCGCGAGGCGGCGGTGCTGCGCGATTTCCCGGGCGACAACGCGATGATCCGCGCGGGCATTCACGGCCAGTATTCGGCGCGCGATGTGCGTTTCCCGTCCGGCTGGCTGCGCGCCGGGCGGAACGAAATCGCGCTTGAACAGCAGGAGGGCGGCGCGCCGGCAAAATACATCATGTATGACTACTTGCGGCTCGAAGTGCCGTGA
- a CDS encoding glycosyltransferase family 1 protein has product MMRLALVTETFPPEINGVAMTFGVIVRELAARGHEITVYRPRRKDLLPASEHPGYMEAALPGMPLPGYPLMRLGLPAGGALRRRWRERRPDLVHVVTEGPLGMSAVGAARSLAIPVSSSFHTNFHSYTRHYRIGPLRGLALAWLRRVHNRTARTFAPTRELCDELAALGFRNLAVLSRGVDTRLFDPALRSGELRGAWGAAPADPVVIHTGRLAAEKNFALLMRAFAAMRAANPRCRFVIVGDGPLRGRLQAENPWCVFTGFLPRAELARHYASADIYIHASLTETFGNVLTEALASGLAVAGFDYAAARQFVRDGESGLVAPCDRPRALVEAAVRLASEPELRSRLRARARPAVAAHAWHKVIDRFEDDLRAVAGMPARAAEPSPDAGANAFARQIDGRAASRILS; this is encoded by the coding sequence ATGATGAGGCTCGCATTGGTCACCGAGACGTTTCCTCCCGAGATCAACGGGGTGGCGATGACCTTTGGCGTCATTGTCCGCGAGCTCGCGGCGCGCGGGCATGAAATCACGGTTTACCGCCCGCGGCGGAAGGATTTGCTGCCGGCGTCGGAGCACCCTGGCTACATGGAGGCCGCGCTGCCGGGAATGCCGCTGCCCGGTTATCCGCTCATGCGGCTCGGCCTGCCGGCGGGCGGGGCGCTGCGGCGGCGCTGGCGCGAGCGGCGGCCCGACTTGGTGCACGTGGTGACGGAGGGGCCGCTGGGCATGTCGGCGGTCGGCGCGGCGCGCTCGCTCGCCATCCCGGTCTCATCGAGCTTTCACACCAATTTCCACAGCTACACGCGGCATTACCGCATCGGCCCGCTGCGGGGGCTGGCGCTGGCGTGGCTGCGGCGCGTGCACAACCGCACCGCCCGCACCTTCGCGCCGACGCGGGAGCTTTGCGACGAACTGGCCGCGCTCGGGTTCCGCAACCTGGCGGTGCTCTCGCGCGGCGTGGACACGCGGCTGTTTGACCCGGCGCTGCGCTCGGGCGAACTGCGGGGCGCGTGGGGCGCGGCGCCCGCCGATCCGGTGGTGATTCACACGGGGCGCCTGGCGGCGGAAAAAAACTTCGCGCTGCTCATGCGCGCGTTTGCGGCGATGCGGGCGGCGAATCCGCGCTGCCGGTTCGTGATCGTGGGCGACGGGCCGCTGCGCGGGCGGCTGCAGGCGGAGAATCCGTGGTGCGTGTTCACCGGGTTTCTTCCCCGCGCGGAACTGGCGCGGCATTACGCGTCGGCCGACATCTACATCCACGCGAGCCTGACCGAGACTTTCGGCAACGTGCTGACCGAGGCGCTGGCAAGCGGGCTGGCCGTGGCGGGCTTCGACTATGCGGCGGCGCGGCAGTTTGTGCGCGACGGCGAAAGCGGGCTCGTGGCGCCGTGCGACCGGCCGCGCGCGCTGGTCGAGGCGGCGGTGAGGCTCGCGAGCGAGCCGGAGTTGCGGTCGCGTTTGCGCGCGAGGGCGCGCCCCGCGGTCGCGGCCCACGCCTGGCACAAGGTCATCGACCGCTTCGAGGACGATCTGCGCGCCGTCGCCGGCATGCCGGCCCGCGCCGCGGAGCCGTCGCCCGATGCGGGCGCAAACGCCTTTGCCCGTCAGATCGACGGGCGCGCGGCATCACGAATCCTTTCCTGA
- a CDS encoding CinA family protein, giving the protein MSELRDLMQRTPDLRIAVAESITCGHLQARIGSISGASRFFLGGITTYSLEQKIRHLGVRRDIAEPVNCVSEEVARTMARGACDLFGCDLALATTGYAEPSVEWNVPQPFAWWALAHRAAGGGFVFASACVDCPALERVAVQRRVAAAAFDALLAHLRPADAQANAG; this is encoded by the coding sequence ATGAGCGAACTCAGAGACCTCATGCAACGCACCCCCGATCTGCGCATCGCGGTGGCGGAAAGCATCACTTGCGGACATTTGCAGGCGCGCATCGGAAGCATTTCCGGCGCGTCCCGTTTCTTCCTGGGTGGCATCACGACTTATTCCCTCGAACAAAAAATCCGGCATCTCGGCGTGCGGCGGGACATCGCGGAGCCGGTGAATTGCGTGTCGGAGGAGGTGGCGCGGACGATGGCGCGCGGGGCGTGTGACTTGTTTGGCTGCGATCTCGCGCTGGCGACGACCGGCTACGCGGAGCCGTCCGTGGAGTGGAACGTGCCGCAGCCGTTCGCGTGGTGGGCGCTTGCGCACCGCGCGGCCGGGGGCGGATTCGTTTTCGCCAGCGCGTGCGTGGATTGCCCGGCCTTGGAGCGCGTGGCGGTGCAGCGGCGCGTGGCGGCGGCGGCGTTCGATGCGCTGCTCGCGCATCTGCGTCCGGCGGATGCGCAGGCGAACGCCGGTTGA
- a CDS encoding histidine phosphatase family protein, whose product MPAALLIRHTSVAVVRGVCYGQSDVPLAATFAAEAADVRARLPWVPTEVWSSPSARALRLAETLGAPAVRIDARLLELNFGDWENRAWESFHDAQSEAWARDPWNARPPNGETAAGLHHRVGEVRAGLLARLVGTGGAGRPSPRIAIVTHAGVIRSWRAHAQSRPLMELFSAAIPFGHVEAAG is encoded by the coding sequence ATGCCCGCCGCCCTCCTCATCCGCCACACCAGCGTCGCCGTCGTCCGCGGCGTTTGTTACGGGCAAAGCGACGTGCCGCTCGCCGCGACGTTCGCCGCCGAGGCCGCCGATGTCCGCGCCCGCCTGCCCTGGGTTCCGACGGAAGTCTGGAGCAGTCCGTCCGCGCGCGCCCTCCGCCTCGCCGAAACGCTCGGCGCTCCCGCCGTCCGGATCGACGCGCGCCTGCTCGAACTCAACTTCGGCGACTGGGAAAACCGCGCCTGGGAGTCGTTTCACGACGCGCAAAGCGAAGCCTGGGCCCGCGACCCGTGGAACGCCCGCCCGCCCAACGGCGAGACCGCGGCCGGGTTGCATCACCGCGTCGGCGAAGTCCGCGCCGGGCTGCTTGCGCGCCTGGTCGGGACCGGCGGCGCCGGCCGCCCGTCCCCGCGCATCGCCATCGTCACCCACGCCGGCGTGATCCGCTCCTGGCGCGCCCACGCACAATCGCGCCCGCTCATGGAATTGTTTTCCGCCGCTATTCCCTTCGGGCATGTCGAGGCGGCCGGTTAG
- a CDS encoding UDP-2,3-diacylglucosamine diphosphatase — protein MDNQGTDQPDETGLAPAPGEKRLLRVRTVIISDVHLGTSDSKVEEVNRFLRHVRCKKLILNGDIIDGWQLTRRGGRWTRAHTRFVRIVLKMLEKRDTEIVYLRGNHDDVLASFLPLDFAGLRIVEDHVHEGKRGRYLVLHGDVFDTVTKNFVWLSHLGDWGYGALLRINRAYNAWRAWRGQEYWSLSKAIKARVKTAVSYVSKFEERVAKLARERGCDGAICGHIHTPADRMIEGVHYLNSGDWVESLTAIVEHWDGRYQLIEYTDFAREFLRPKEDAEGKGRPELQAEAFAA, from the coding sequence ATGGACAACCAAGGCACCGACCAACCAGACGAAACCGGGCTTGCTCCCGCTCCCGGCGAAAAACGCCTGCTGCGCGTGCGCACGGTCATCATCTCCGACGTGCATCTCGGCACGTCCGACTCGAAGGTGGAGGAGGTCAACCGTTTCCTGCGGCATGTGCGCTGCAAGAAATTGATCCTCAACGGGGACATCATCGACGGCTGGCAGCTCACGCGTCGCGGCGGGCGGTGGACGCGCGCGCACACGCGCTTCGTGCGCATCGTCCTGAAAATGCTGGAAAAGCGGGACACGGAAATCGTTTACCTGCGCGGCAACCACGACGACGTGCTCGCGTCGTTTCTGCCGCTCGACTTTGCGGGGCTGCGCATCGTGGAGGACCATGTGCACGAGGGGAAACGCGGGCGCTACCTGGTGCTGCATGGCGACGTGTTCGACACGGTGACAAAGAATTTCGTGTGGCTTTCGCACCTCGGCGACTGGGGTTACGGCGCCCTGCTGCGGATCAACCGCGCCTACAACGCTTGGCGTGCGTGGCGCGGGCAGGAATACTGGTCGTTGAGCAAGGCGATCAAGGCGCGGGTGAAGACCGCGGTGAGCTATGTGTCGAAATTCGAGGAGCGGGTCGCGAAGCTCGCGCGGGAGCGCGGCTGCGACGGAGCGATTTGCGGCCACATCCACACGCCGGCGGACCGGATGATCGAAGGCGTGCACTACCTGAACTCGGGCGACTGGGTGGAGTCGCTGACCGCGATCGTCGAGCACTGGGACGGCCGGTATCAACTGATTGAATACACCGATTTCGCGCGCGAGTTCCTGCGTCCGAAGGAGGATGCGGAGGGGAAGGGGAGGCCGGAGTTGCAGGCGGAGGCGTTTGCCGCGTGA
- a CDS encoding RHS repeat-associated core domain-containing protein: MTTKPPSTRLVRMLLAPGIAIVFSGLGVHFAHASPGNDDWWPEIVVMDPVTVTGSDQPDPPDIDWPSFPPIDPWLTEPEWPGDGGSGGGGGDGNNPPPPPDDCATDGSASGTAGTNPFHVYDGNASRMIVDLEVPGATRADSLYWMRHHNTVRRGEKIYFGTGGGWRSNWQYDLAYIPTGDELDEPILYFVYPNGMRRVFRRQPGGAWAPEARFDETVAAAGDGYEITTPDNTKLLFEPMAETNHKGHVTYLLKRRTTAAGRVTTLDYNAEGLVAQITDDDGKRLALTYQTTPLPAPKWRALGEIYDAPQPGQWIEIALDEEMSRLPWQRIRLTRRKGRPLAVAEIQIFAPGSDTPLRGIPVGSGDNPEYAFDGNPGTAYESTLPKMYNLIALDRGADAGATPVSRIRILAAPGREELLEGVGIKGMLLRPAGSVQQPQLAQVTADDGRFVRYEYDVLVNAFGDLNHPSLVRAVYSDGTRASYGYEYIVQTKEPLLVEADDPRYSGRAKRIQYTYRQGGAHGMVHEERNPATGGVYASLELDPADPDARIVHYTDMKSLRYRVPASANGRVTEYTDSLGRTTRLDYADNGRGRLKAETDTLGRRTDYARDHKGRVTRLKRSDGRERIFERDNQGRITRVADEKGRFASYERDHAGKITGRKTGLKSGQGRAKPERRIEITRDAAGRVTRYRSADGTAREYVRDMRGRIVAHTGKHGEKIQVSRDARGRRTAMTDSDGRVVRFGYDRHGWLDRFADAEGKTTVFERDERGNITRRVNPDGSARLYSYDQYGRKTAETDELGRAASWAYDELSRLTRHVDFAGGVTLYDYTETPGGCGSCSLVSRPSRVTHPDGRVDEFLYDTEGRLLMRSLAAGTAESATTLYAYDDADHLIRQANPDGGITRHAYDDQGRRVRTTGPLGHVTTWTYDDDGRLLEDADPSGRVTRRTYDEDGNLLSQTAPGGGVTAHAYDDNNRRVRTTDALGNTTRWSYDAAGELVSQTDAAGAATRHAYDKKGRRIKTTLPDGTARTWTYDALDRVVRSTNPGGLVTVSEYDASGRLAAVTASAGKRDTAVTRHTYDAAGRRASVTDALGRTTRYAYDARDQVAETLAPDGARTRKEYDSGGRVAADIDALGHATRYDYTALGDMASLTDANGNTYRFEYDAMRRKTAMIYPDASRETWAYDLGGRLVGHTTRAGQTRTIAYNADGRPVAETWSPAGCAPDVRYTYDDATGRLLAIDNGRALLTYTYDKLGRVATETTDLRALVPGMAPHTIAYLYDAAGRKAGLVYPDGMKVTYRYDAQGRMTEVGQDGGTPQSKIENRKSKIPLAAYAYDSCGRRSKLARDNGVITSYSYDIAGQLLAIDHRNKQNRLLAKAHYAYDLMGRRVSMTREDDLADHYRYDATSQLIAVDYGVPTGSAGILPAGSRGTGFQPVDRSAGIPARDIADRNVRAPETGTSDSHVNPTARTETFTYDPLGNRIEHTDTTPGLSALVERYETNNLNQYTRIDYARPAVHYSLLKYDANGNLTDDGTQRYRYDAQNRLIEVESPTVRAEFAYDAKNRCVMRRYYKPDNTGNWALDATDSLVLTYDMTWNLLVDRNLAGKQTAAYVHGNLVNEILAAVGGSSSRYPLADVLGSAMAISDGKGSKVASNRVDVFGLPQASSFDYRFLYTGREWLDDVGLNDHRYRYYNPKLSRWLSMDPIRQQGGFDLYSYVLNSPINLVDPDGLRWVDVYIWEPRVTIIPPSVSVGHVMLTEHNSDGVIMSQFPHAPGASGCKVGPNTMYDFASTYQEEGRPPSSVFSVWFPYDDAFDIAAMWEVYGVSTWSWNPQGYNQTQCTTAAYRALTAGGYDFGQSYSGNGTLLPSEMLNWLNSQYENGSSYITKRQ; this comes from the coding sequence ATGACTACAAAACCTCCTTCCACACGTTTGGTTCGCATGCTGCTCGCACCCGGCATTGCGATTGTTTTTTCCGGTTTGGGCGTGCATTTTGCCCATGCGTCGCCTGGCAACGATGATTGGTGGCCCGAGATTGTCGTAATGGATCCCGTCACCGTGACTGGCAGCGACCAGCCCGATCCTCCCGATATAGACTGGCCTTCCTTTCCGCCGATAGACCCGTGGTTGACTGAGCCCGAGTGGCCGGGTGACGGTGGTTCTGGCGGCGGTGGTGGCGATGGAAACAATCCGCCGCCCCCGCCCGACGACTGCGCCACGGATGGCTCCGCGTCGGGCACCGCGGGCACAAATCCGTTTCATGTGTATGACGGCAACGCCTCCCGCATGATCGTGGACTTGGAGGTGCCGGGCGCGACCCGGGCGGACTCATTGTATTGGATGCGCCATCACAACACCGTCCGACGCGGGGAGAAAATATATTTCGGGACCGGCGGCGGCTGGCGCAGCAACTGGCAATACGACCTTGCCTACATCCCCACCGGAGACGAACTCGACGAGCCCATCCTCTATTTTGTGTATCCAAACGGCATGCGGCGCGTTTTTCGCCGGCAGCCCGGCGGCGCATGGGCGCCCGAGGCGCGCTTTGACGAAACCGTCGCCGCCGCCGGCGACGGTTATGAGATCACCACGCCGGACAACACGAAACTCCTGTTCGAGCCGATGGCGGAGACGAACCACAAGGGCCATGTCACCTACCTCCTCAAGCGTCGCACCACGGCGGCGGGACGTGTCACCACGCTCGATTACAACGCGGAAGGCCTCGTCGCCCAGATCACCGATGACGACGGGAAACGGCTGGCGCTCACCTACCAGACGACGCCGCTGCCCGCCCCGAAATGGCGCGCGCTCGGCGAGATTTACGACGCCCCGCAGCCTGGCCAGTGGATTGAAATCGCACTCGATGAGGAAATGTCCCGCCTGCCTTGGCAGCGCATCCGCCTCACGCGGCGCAAGGGCCGGCCGCTTGCCGTGGCCGAAATCCAGATTTTTGCCCCCGGCTCGGATACGCCGCTGCGCGGCATCCCTGTGGGCAGCGGCGACAACCCCGAATACGCCTTCGACGGCAATCCCGGCACCGCCTACGAAAGCACGCTGCCCAAAATGTATAACCTCATCGCCCTCGACCGCGGCGCGGATGCGGGCGCCACGCCCGTCTCGCGCATCCGCATCCTCGCCGCGCCCGGCCGGGAGGAGTTGCTCGAGGGCGTCGGCATAAAAGGCATGCTCCTGCGCCCGGCCGGCTCCGTGCAGCAACCCCAGCTTGCCCAGGTGACCGCCGACGACGGGCGCTTTGTGCGCTACGAATACGACGTGCTCGTCAACGCCTTCGGGGACCTCAACCACCCCTCGCTCGTGCGCGCCGTTTACAGCGACGGCACGCGGGCGTCCTATGGCTACGAATACATCGTGCAGACCAAGGAGCCCCTGCTCGTCGAGGCCGACGACCCGCGTTATTCCGGGCGGGCCAAACGCATACAATACACCTACCGGCAGGGTGGCGCCCACGGCATGGTCCACGAGGAGCGCAACCCGGCCACCGGCGGGGTTTACGCGAGCCTGGAACTCGACCCCGCCGACCCCGACGCGCGCATCGTGCACTACACCGACATGAAATCTCTGCGCTATCGCGTGCCTGCCTCCGCCAACGGCCGCGTCACCGAATACACCGACTCGCTCGGCCGCACCACGCGCCTCGACTACGCGGACAACGGCCGGGGCCGCCTCAAGGCGGAAACCGACACCCTGGGCCGCCGCACCGACTATGCCCGCGACCACAAGGGCCGCGTCACCCGCCTCAAGCGCAGCGACGGCAGGGAGCGGATATTCGAGCGCGACAACCAGGGCCGCATCACCAGGGTCGCGGACGAGAAGGGCCGGTTCGCCTCCTACGAACGCGATCACGCGGGCAAAATCACAGGCCGCAAAACCGGGCTGAAATCCGGCCAAGGCCGGGCCAAGCCGGAACGCCGCATCGAAATCACGCGCGACGCGGCGGGGCGCGTCACCCGATACCGCTCCGCTGACGGCACCGCGCGGGAATACGTGCGCGACATGCGCGGCCGCATCGTGGCGCACACCGGCAAACACGGCGAAAAAATCCAGGTCTCCCGCGATGCGCGCGGCCGCCGCACGGCCATGACCGATTCCGACGGCCGCGTCGTGCGCTTCGGCTACGACCGCCACGGCTGGCTCGACCGGTTTGCCGACGCCGAAGGCAAAACCACCGTTTTCGAGCGCGACGAGCGCGGCAACATCACCCGCCGCGTGAACCCCGACGGCTCCGCGCGCCTGTATTCCTACGACCAATACGGGCGCAAGACAGCCGAGACCGACGAACTCGGCCGCGCCGCCTCATGGGCCTACGACGAACTCAGCCGCCTCACCCGCCACGTCGATTTTGCCGGCGGCGTCACCCTCTACGATTACACCGAGACGCCCGGCGGCTGCGGCTCCTGCTCGCTCGTTTCCCGCCCCTCCCGCGTCACCCATCCCGACGGGCGGGTGGACGAGTTTCTCTACGACACCGAGGGCCGCCTGCTCATGCGTTCGCTGGCCGCCGGCACGGCGGAATCCGCCACCACGCTCTACGCCTACGACGATGCCGACCACCTCATCCGCCAGGCCAATCCCGACGGCGGCATCACGCGCCACGCCTACGACGACCAGGGCCGCCGCGTCCGCACGACCGGTCCCCTCGGGCACGTCACCACGTGGACTTACGACGACGACGGACGCCTCCTCGAGGACGCCGACCCGTCCGGCCGCGTCACCCGCCGCACCTACGATGAGGACGGCAACCTGCTCTCCCAAACCGCGCCCGGCGGCGGCGTGACCGCGCACGCTTACGACGACAACAACCGCCGCGTCCGGACCACCGACGCGCTGGGCAACACCACGCGCTGGAGCTACGATGCCGCGGGCGAGCTCGTTTCCCAAACCGACGCCGCCGGCGCGGCCACCCGCCACGCCTACGACAAAAAAGGCCGCCGCATAAAAACCACGCTCCCCGACGGCACGGCCCGCACATGGACCTACGACGCCCTCGACCGCGTGGTGCGAAGCACGAACCCCGGCGGCCTCGTCACCGTGAGCGAATACGACGCCTCCGGACGCCTCGCCGCCGTGACCGCATCGGCCGGCAAACGCGACACCGCCGTCACGCGCCACACCTACGACGCCGCCGGGCGCCGCGCCTCCGTCACCGACGCCCTCGGCCGCACCACCCGTTACGCCTACGACGCCCGCGACCAGGTCGCCGAAACCCTCGCCCCCGATGGCGCCCGGACGCGAAAAGAATATGATTCCGGCGGGCGGGTCGCCGCCGACATCGACGCCCTCGGCCACGCCACCCGCTACGACTACACCGCCCTCGGCGACATGGCCTCGCTCACCGACGCCAACGGCAACACCTACCGCTTCGAATACGACGCGATGCGCCGCAAAACCGCGATGATCTACCCCGACGCCTCGCGCGAAACCTGGGCCTACGACCTCGGCGGCCGCCTCGTGGGCCACACCACGCGCGCCGGCCAGACCAGGACCATCGCCTACAACGCCGACGGCAGGCCCGTCGCCGAAACATGGTCCCCCGCCGGCTGCGCCCCCGACGTGCGCTACACCTACGACGACGCCACCGGACGCCTCCTCGCCATCGACAACGGCCGCGCCCTGCTCACCTACACCTACGACAAGCTCGGCCGCGTCGCCACCGAGACCACCGACCTCCGCGCTCTCGTCCCCGGCATGGCCCCGCACACCATCGCCTACCTTTACGACGCGGCTGGACGCAAGGCCGGCCTCGTGTATCCTGACGGCATGAAAGTCACCTACCGTTACGACGCCCAAGGTCGCATGACGGAGGTGGGGCAAGACGGCGGCACCCCCCAATCTAAAATCGAGAATCGAAAATCGAAAATTCCCTTGGCCGCCTACGCCTACGATTCCTGCGGACGCCGCTCGAAACTCGCCCGCGACAACGGCGTGATTACCAGTTACTCCTATGACATCGCGGGGCAGCTTCTCGCCATCGACCATCGCAACAAACAAAACCGGCTCCTCGCCAAGGCGCACTACGCCTACGACCTCATGGGCCGCCGCGTGAGCATGACCCGCGAGGACGACCTCGCCGACCATTACCGCTATGATGCCACCAGCCAGCTCATCGCCGTGGACTACGGAGTCCCCACTGGGAGCGCCGGCATCCTGCCGGCAGGTTCGCGTGGCACGGGCTTCCAGCCCGTGGACAGGAGCGCGGGCATTCCTGCCCGCGACATCGCGGACAGGAATGTCCGCGCCCCCGAGACTGGCACAAGCGATTCGCACGTGAATCCGACAGCCCGCACCGAAACCTTCACCTACGACCCCCTGGGCAACCGCATCGAGCACACCGACACCACCCCCGGCCTGTCCGCCCTCGTCGAGCGTTACGAGACCAACAACCTCAACCAATACACCCGCATCGACTACGCGCGTCCCGCTGTGCACTACTCGCTGCTAAAATACGACGCCAACGGCAACCTGACCGACGACGGCACCCAGCGCTACCGCTACGACGCTCAAAACCGCCTTATCGAGGTCGAGTCCCCCACAGTTCGGGCCGAGTTTGCCTACGACGCCAAAAACCGCTGTGTGATGCGTCGCTATTACAAACCCGACAACACCGGCAATTGGGCCTTGGACGCGACGGATTCCCTTGTGCTGACCTATGATATGACGTGGAACCTCCTCGTTGACCGCAATCTGGCCGGGAAACAAACTGCCGCGTATGTGCATGGCAACCTCGTGAATGAGATTCTGGCGGCGGTCGGAGGTTCGTCGTCACGCTATCCGCTGGCGGACGTCCTTGGCAGCGCCATGGCAATCAGCGATGGAAAAGGAAGCAAGGTTGCGAGTAATCGGGTCGATGTATTTGGACTGCCGCAAGCTTCGTCATTTGATTATCGTTTTCTTTATACAGGAAGGGAGTGGCTGGATGATGTCGGATTAAATGACCACAGATACAGATATTATAATCCTAAGCTGTCTCGCTGGTTGTCAATGGATCCGATACGCCAACAGGGTGGGTTTGATCTGTATTCTTATGTGCTCAATTCTCCGATCAACTTAGTTGATCCAGACGGTTTGCGCTGGGTTGATGTATATATATGGGAGCCTCGAGTTACAATTATACCTCCTTCTGTCTCTGTTGGGCATGTAATGCTTACCGAACATAATTCGGATGGTGTAATAATGAGCCAGTTTCCCCATGCACCAGGCGCTAGTGGATGCAAGGTCGGCCCGAATACGATGTATGATTTCGCAAGTACATATCAAGAAGAGGGGCGGCCTCCCTCGTCCGTATTCAGTGTGTGGTTTCCGTATGACGATGCCTTTGATATAGCCGCCATGTGGGAAGTGTATGGCGTCTCGACATGGAGTTGGAATCCTCAGGGATATAATCAAACTCAATGCACCACCGCAGCCTATAGGGCGCTCACGGCTGGTGGTTATGACTTCGGGCAATCTTATTCGGGTAATGGCACCTTGCTGCCTTCAGAGATGCTTAATTGGTTAAATAGCCAGTATGAAAACGGCAGTTCTTATATTACTAAGCGCCAATGA